One Methylosarcina fibrata AML-C10 DNA segment encodes these proteins:
- the clpA gene encoding ATP-dependent Clp protease ATP-binding subunit ClpA, with the protein MLSKELEVTLNNAFKNAHDKRHEFITVEHLLLALLDNESAEAIMKACGCNIKLLRGQLTQFIDETISLIPPGVQRETQPTLGFQRVLQRAVFHVQASDKKEVSGANLFVALFSEQDSHAVYLLNKQDISRLDVVNYLAHGISKVDQENPSSDDRNPDPGNPDAEASGSPLDKYTTNLNEEALRGRIDPLIGRELEIERTIQILCRRRKNNPLLVGEAGVGKTAIAEGLAKRIVEENVPEVLMKSTIYALDLGALVAGTKYRGDFEKRLKALVNQLKREPDSILFIDEIHTIIGAGSASGGVMDASNLIKPLLASGQMRCIGSTTYQEYRGVFEKDHALARRFQKVDVVEPSVEDTILILKGLKSRFEEHHDVKYSGEALRLAAELSHRFIPDRHLPDKAIDVIDEAGAKQRMVSKTERKQVIDAAEIEDIVSKIARVPAKSVSINEIDKLANLEKNLKMLVFGQDEAISALASAIKLSRAGLRETQKTIGAFLFAGPTGVGKTEVTRQLAKILGVELIRFDMSEYMERHTVSRLIGAPPGYVGFDQGGLLTEQVTKHPHAVLLLDELEKAHPDVFNLLLQVMDHGTLTDNNGRKADFRNIIIVMTTNAGSEEGSRASIGFMQQDHATDSLKVIEKGFSPEFRNRLDAIIQFKPLDISIVGHVVDKFIFELEALLTEKKVTLNLDADARLWLAEHGCDPKMGARPMARLIQEKIKKPLANDLLFGKLANGGHVRIYVENNDLAFSIESKELTVS; encoded by the coding sequence ATGTTAAGTAAAGAACTCGAAGTTACTTTAAACAATGCCTTTAAAAATGCCCATGATAAACGGCATGAATTCATTACGGTGGAGCATTTGCTCCTGGCATTGCTCGACAATGAGTCTGCCGAAGCGATCATGAAAGCGTGCGGCTGCAACATCAAGCTGCTACGGGGCCAATTGACTCAATTCATCGACGAAACCATCTCGCTGATTCCTCCGGGCGTGCAACGCGAAACCCAACCGACTCTCGGGTTTCAACGGGTACTGCAGCGGGCGGTATTTCACGTCCAGGCTTCCGATAAAAAAGAAGTTTCCGGCGCCAATCTGTTCGTTGCCCTGTTCAGCGAACAGGATTCCCATGCGGTCTACCTGTTGAACAAACAGGACATTTCCAGGCTGGACGTGGTTAACTATCTTGCGCACGGCATTTCGAAAGTCGATCAGGAAAACCCATCGTCGGATGATCGCAATCCCGATCCGGGCAATCCCGATGCGGAAGCCTCCGGCAGCCCTCTCGATAAATATACGACCAACCTGAATGAAGAAGCGTTAAGAGGAAGGATCGACCCTCTGATCGGACGCGAACTGGAAATCGAACGCACCATTCAGATACTCTGCCGCCGCCGCAAAAACAATCCACTCCTGGTCGGAGAAGCCGGCGTCGGAAAAACGGCCATCGCCGAAGGCCTGGCAAAACGAATTGTCGAAGAAAACGTACCGGAAGTGCTGATGAAAAGCACCATTTATGCGCTGGACTTGGGCGCGCTGGTGGCGGGAACCAAATACCGCGGCGATTTTGAAAAAAGGCTCAAAGCTCTGGTGAATCAGTTGAAAAGAGAGCCCGACTCGATACTGTTCATCGATGAAATTCACACGATCATCGGCGCCGGCTCCGCTTCGGGCGGGGTAATGGACGCTTCCAATTTGATCAAGCCGCTGCTGGCTTCCGGCCAGATGCGCTGCATCGGTTCCACCACTTACCAGGAATACCGCGGGGTCTTCGAAAAGGATCACGCCCTGGCTCGCCGTTTCCAGAAAGTGGACGTCGTCGAACCGTCCGTCGAAGACACCATACTGATCCTGAAAGGATTAAAATCGCGCTTCGAAGAACACCACGACGTTAAATATTCGGGCGAAGCCTTGCGTCTTGCGGCGGAACTGTCACACCGATTCATTCCCGACCGGCATTTGCCCGACAAAGCCATCGACGTCATCGACGAAGCCGGCGCGAAACAGCGCATGGTGTCCAAGACCGAGCGCAAGCAGGTCATTGACGCCGCCGAAATCGAAGACATCGTATCGAAAATCGCCCGGGTTCCGGCCAAGTCGGTTTCCATCAATGAAATAGACAAACTGGCCAATCTGGAAAAGAATCTCAAGATGCTGGTCTTCGGTCAGGATGAAGCCATTTCGGCACTGGCTTCGGCGATCAAATTGTCGCGCGCGGGGCTTCGCGAAACGCAAAAAACCATCGGTGCGTTTTTATTTGCCGGCCCGACCGGCGTCGGAAAAACCGAAGTGACCCGCCAGTTGGCGAAAATCCTCGGCGTGGAGCTGATCCGTTTCGACATGTCCGAATACATGGAACGGCACACCGTTTCCAGGCTGATCGGCGCGCCTCCGGGCTACGTCGGCTTCGACCAGGGCGGCTTGCTGACCGAACAGGTCACCAAACATCCGCATGCGGTGCTGCTTCTGGACGAACTGGAAAAAGCCCATCCGGACGTCTTCAATCTGCTGCTGCAAGTGATGGATCACGGCACGCTGACCGACAACAACGGACGGAAAGCCGACTTCCGCAACATCATTATCGTGATGACGACCAATGCCGGTTCTGAGGAAGGCAGCCGGGCTTCGATCGGGTTCATGCAACAGGATCATGCCACCGACAGCTTGAAAGTGATCGAGAAAGGCTTCTCGCCGGAATTTCGTAACCGCCTGGATGCCATCATTCAGTTCAAACCGCTGGACATCTCCATTGTCGGGCACGTCGTCGATAAATTTATCTTCGAGCTGGAAGCGTTGCTTACCGAAAAAAAGGTGACTCTGAACCTGGATGCCGATGCCCGTTTGTGGCTGGCCGAACACGGCTGCGATCCGAAAATGGGCGCCCGGCCGATGGCCCGTCTGATTCAGGAAAAAATTAAGAAGCCGCTGGCGAATGACCTATTGTTCGGCAAATTGGCGAACGGTGGCCATGTGCGGATATACGTGGAAAATAACGACCTTGCTTTTTCTATCGAAAGCAAAGAGTTGACAGTGTCGTAA
- the clpS gene encoding ATP-dependent Clp protease adapter ClpS, protein MSDYDPFQDNMNGLTLQEAKPKLKKPPLYKVILLNDDFTPMDFVIEILMNFFAMPQDKATQVMLQIHTQGVGVCGTYSKDVAETKVYLVNDYSRAHQHPLLCTMEEA, encoded by the coding sequence ATGTCCGATTACGATCCGTTTCAAGACAACATGAATGGCCTGACCCTTCAGGAAGCCAAGCCGAAACTGAAAAAACCGCCATTATACAAGGTTATTCTATTGAATGACGATTTTACGCCGATGGATTTTGTGATTGAGATACTGATGAATTTTTTTGCCATGCCCCAAGATAAAGCCACACAGGTCATGCTGCAAATTCACACCCAGGGTGTGGGAGTATGTGGAACATATTCCAAAGACGTGGCGGAAACAAAGGTCTATTTGGTCAATGATTATTCCCGCGCGCATCAGCATCCGTTGCTGTGTACAATGGAAGAAGCATGA
- a CDS encoding NUDIX hydrolase: MVWKPHVTVAAVIERNGRFLLVEEETDLGIRFNQPAGHLEEGETLAEAVRREVYEETGWRFEPESVVAVQLWRRNPGAPSFLRVCFSGRCTGHDPDRKLDDGILATHWLSRDEIAAAHPRLRSPLVLISVDEYLQGHRYPLSLLKSFLDLDHE, encoded by the coding sequence ATGGTTTGGAAGCCTCACGTCACTGTCGCCGCGGTGATTGAAAGGAACGGCCGGTTTCTTCTGGTCGAAGAAGAAACCGATTTGGGCATTCGCTTCAATCAGCCGGCCGGCCATCTGGAAGAAGGGGAAACCCTGGCCGAGGCGGTCCGGCGCGAAGTTTACGAGGAAACCGGCTGGCGTTTTGAGCCGGAATCGGTCGTTGCGGTTCAACTCTGGCGGAGAAATCCCGGAGCGCCGAGTTTTCTTAGAGTCTGTTTTTCCGGCCGTTGCACAGGCCACGATCCGGACCGGAAGCTGGACGACGGCATCCTGGCAACCCACTGGCTGAGCCGCGACGAGATCGCCGCGGCGCATCCCCGCTTGCGCAGTCCCTTGGTGCTGATCAGCGTCGACGAGTATCTGCAGGGGCATCGTTATCCTTTATCCTTATTAAAATCATTTCTCGATCTGGACCATGAGTAA
- the mnmA gene encoding tRNA 2-thiouridine(34) synthase MnmA, with protein sequence MSNNIIVGMSGGVDSSVTALLLLEQGHQVTGLFMKNWEEDDGTEYCTAMQDLADAQQVCDRLGIELKTVNFAAEYWDEVFEVFLSEFAKGRTPNPDILCNKHVKFKAFLNYAIEDLGAEYIATGHYARVGERNGEYFLLKGLDPGKEQSYFLYTLKQKQLARTLFPIGHLHKTEIRAMAEKAGFANSRKKDSTGICFIGERKFKEFLQRYLPTQPGDIRTPEGHLIGRHHGLMYYTLGQRQGLGIGGIKDTPDEPWYVLDKDLEHNVLIVGQGHDHPLMLHNTLEAGRLDWCSGRPLTETIRCAAKTRYRQADQGCTVTPLPDGRCKAVFDEPQRAITPGQSVVFYEGEVCLGGGIIETKRNE encoded by the coding sequence ATGAGTAACAACATCATCGTCGGCATGTCCGGCGGCGTCGATTCTTCGGTGACGGCTCTCCTATTGCTGGAGCAGGGCCATCAGGTGACCGGCTTGTTCATGAAAAACTGGGAAGAAGACGACGGCACCGAGTATTGCACGGCAATGCAGGATCTGGCCGACGCCCAACAGGTATGCGATCGGTTGGGCATCGAGCTGAAAACCGTCAATTTCGCCGCCGAATACTGGGACGAAGTGTTCGAAGTATTCTTGTCCGAATTCGCCAAAGGCCGCACGCCGAACCCGGACATTCTGTGTAACAAGCATGTCAAATTCAAGGCCTTTCTGAATTACGCCATCGAAGATCTCGGCGCCGAATACATCGCGACCGGTCATTACGCACGCGTCGGCGAACGGAACGGCGAATATTTTCTGCTCAAAGGCCTCGATCCGGGCAAGGAACAAAGCTATTTTCTCTACACGCTGAAGCAAAAACAACTGGCACGCACGCTGTTTCCGATCGGCCATCTGCACAAGACCGAAATCCGGGCGATGGCGGAAAAGGCCGGCTTCGCGAACAGCCGTAAAAAAGACAGCACCGGCATCTGCTTCATCGGCGAGCGCAAGTTCAAGGAATTTCTCCAGCGTTATCTGCCGACTCAGCCCGGCGACATCCGTACTCCGGAAGGCCATTTGATCGGCCGCCACCACGGCCTGATGTATTACACGCTCGGCCAGCGCCAGGGCCTCGGCATCGGCGGAATCAAGGACACGCCGGACGAACCGTGGTACGTGCTCGACAAGGATCTCGAGCACAACGTGCTGATCGTCGGCCAGGGCCACGATCATCCGTTGATGCTGCACAATACGCTCGAAGCCGGCCGACTGGACTGGTGCAGCGGCCGGCCGCTGACCGAAACGATCCGTTGCGCCGCCAAAACCCGCTACCGGCAGGCCGATCAGGGTTGTACGGTGACTCCTTTGCCGGACGGACGCTGCAAGGCCGTCTTCGACGAACCGCAACGAGCGATCACGCCGGGACAATCGGTCGTGTTTTATGAGGGCGAGGTTTGCCTGGGCGGTGGCATTATCGAAACCAAACGGAATGAATAA
- the purB gene encoding adenylosuccinate lyase codes for MTDFPLFAISPIDGRYADKVKNLRPIFSEYGLIRFRVQVEVRWLLALAAHPGIAEVPAFTGTAVDVLNEIVSDFSETDAQRVKEIEKTTNHDVKAIEYFLKEKIAGNAELENVAEFIHFACTSEDINNLSYALMLKEGRAVMLEQIEACIAAIKKIAVETAAQPMLSRTHGQSASPTTVGKEFANFVARMERQRRQLADVKLLGKINGAVGNYNAHSVAYPEVDWEAFAQDFVESLGLTFNPYTIQIEPHDYLAEFFHALSRFNTILLDFDRDVWSYISLGYFKQKTVAGEIGSSTMPHKVNPIDFENSEGNLGIANALFAFLAEKLPISRWQRDLTDSTVLRNIGVGIAHTSIALQSTLKGIGKLQINPDALAADLNANWEVLAEPIQTVMRRYGIEKPYEKLKELTRGQRITPQQLRSFIENLEIPDEAKSALLALEPGTYTGYAETLAGKI; via the coding sequence ATGACTGATTTTCCCCTTTTTGCCATCTCCCCCATCGACGGCCGCTATGCCGATAAAGTAAAGAATCTGCGTCCCATTTTCAGTGAATACGGTTTGATCCGGTTTCGCGTTCAGGTCGAAGTGCGCTGGCTGCTGGCTCTGGCCGCGCATCCGGGCATTGCCGAAGTCCCGGCCTTTACCGGGACGGCGGTCGACGTTCTGAACGAAATCGTGAGCGATTTCTCGGAAACGGACGCGCAGCGGGTCAAGGAAATAGAAAAAACCACGAATCACGACGTCAAAGCCATCGAATATTTTTTAAAGGAAAAAATCGCCGGCAACGCCGAACTGGAAAACGTCGCCGAGTTCATCCATTTCGCCTGCACTTCGGAAGACATCAACAATCTGTCCTACGCCCTGATGCTGAAGGAAGGCCGCGCGGTCATGCTCGAACAGATCGAGGCCTGTATTGCGGCGATCAAGAAAATCGCGGTCGAAACCGCGGCACAGCCGATGCTGTCGCGAACGCACGGCCAATCGGCCAGCCCGACCACCGTCGGCAAGGAATTCGCCAATTTCGTCGCCAGGATGGAGCGCCAGCGGCGGCAACTGGCCGACGTCAAGCTGCTGGGTAAAATCAACGGTGCGGTCGGCAATTACAACGCGCACAGCGTCGCCTATCCCGAAGTCGATTGGGAGGCGTTTGCGCAAGATTTCGTCGAATCGCTGGGGCTGACCTTCAATCCTTATACGATCCAGATCGAGCCCCACGATTACTTGGCCGAGTTTTTCCATGCGCTGTCGCGGTTCAATACGATCCTGCTGGATTTCGACCGCGACGTCTGGAGCTACATTTCGCTGGGCTATTTCAAACAGAAAACCGTTGCCGGCGAGATCGGCTCGTCGACGATGCCGCACAAAGTCAATCCGATCGATTTCGAAAATTCCGAAGGGAATCTCGGCATCGCCAATGCGCTGTTCGCGTTTTTGGCGGAAAAGCTGCCGATATCCCGCTGGCAGCGCGACCTGACCGATTCCACCGTGCTCAGGAACATAGGCGTCGGCATCGCGCATACCAGCATCGCCCTTCAATCGACCTTGAAAGGCATCGGCAAACTGCAGATCAATCCCGACGCCCTGGCGGCCGATCTGAATGCAAACTGGGAAGTGCTGGCCGAACCGATCCAGACGGTCATGCGCCGCTACGGCATTGAAAAACCTTATGAAAAATTGAAGGAGCTGACCCGAGGCCAGCGCATCACGCCGCAACAATTGCGGTCTTTCATCGAAAATCTGGAGATACCGGACGAGGCCAAATCGGCCTTGCTGGCGTTGGAACCCGGTACATACACGGGCTATGCCGAAACACTGGCCGGAAAAATTTGA
- a CDS encoding DUF6726 family protein: MKFKILLLAAASFLLSGCVLTKIATVPMRVVGAAVSIVPVAGNAAHDVIDDAAETVDDVPI, encoded by the coding sequence ATGAAATTCAAGATTTTGTTATTGGCCGCCGCCAGCTTTCTGTTATCGGGCTGTGTATTGACGAAGATCGCCACGGTGCCGATGCGGGTAGTGGGAGCCGCGGTTTCCATTGTTCCGGTTGCCGGCAATGCCGCGCACGACGTCATCGACGACGCCGCCGAAACGGTGGACGATGTGCCTATTTAA
- a CDS encoding nucleoside recognition domain-containing protein, whose product MLNLIWICFFLIAFVTASVKWLVFGDVQVFADIMAAMFSLSKSAFEIALGLTGILSLWLGIMRIGERSGFIRLLTRGLTPLFSRLTPEVPQDHPALGAMVMNLSANMLGLDNAATPLGIKAMKELQTLNPDPATASNAQILFLVVNTSSVTLFPVTIFTYRAQLGAANPTDVFIPILLATYVSTLAGLLAVAAVQRIRLADRVVLAYLGGFTLLVGAVLGYFAGLPRQAMLEQSALISNVVLFFLVVAFIVGALQKGINAYEAFVDGAKEGFQTAVTLIPYLVAMLVAIGVFRASGALELVNDLVRYLVRMMALDDRFVDALPTALIKPFSGSGARAMMIDTMKTLGADSFAGRLVCIVQGSTETTFYVLAVYFGAVGIKNIRHAAGCGIIADLAGVIASIYITYWFFG is encoded by the coding sequence GTGCTAAACCTCATCTGGATCTGTTTTTTTCTTATCGCCTTCGTCACTGCCTCGGTCAAATGGCTCGTTTTCGGAGATGTTCAGGTCTTCGCCGACATCATGGCCGCCATGTTCAGCCTGTCGAAGTCGGCTTTCGAAATCGCCCTGGGCTTGACCGGCATTTTGTCGTTGTGGCTCGGCATCATGCGCATCGGCGAACGAAGCGGATTCATCCGCTTGTTGACCCGGGGGTTGACGCCGTTGTTCAGCCGTCTGACGCCGGAAGTTCCGCAAGATCATCCAGCGCTCGGCGCGATGGTCATGAATCTGTCGGCCAATATGCTGGGTCTCGATAACGCGGCCACGCCGCTGGGCATCAAGGCGATGAAGGAACTGCAAACGCTGAATCCGGATCCAGCCACCGCGAGCAACGCGCAAATCCTGTTTCTGGTCGTCAATACCTCGTCGGTAACCTTGTTTCCGGTGACGATCTTCACCTACCGGGCCCAGCTCGGCGCCGCCAATCCCACCGACGTCTTCATTCCGATCCTCCTGGCGACCTACGTGTCGACGCTGGCCGGACTGCTGGCGGTCGCCGCCGTACAGAGGATCCGTCTGGCGGATCGGGTGGTGCTGGCGTATCTCGGCGGGTTTACGCTGCTGGTCGGCGCCGTCCTCGGCTATTTCGCCGGACTGCCGAGACAGGCCATGCTTGAGCAATCGGCCCTGATCAGCAACGTCGTCCTGTTTTTCCTGGTTGTGGCGTTTATCGTCGGCGCTTTGCAGAAAGGGATCAATGCTTACGAAGCGTTTGTCGACGGCGCCAAGGAAGGCTTTCAGACCGCCGTGACGCTGATTCCCTATCTGGTCGCGATGCTGGTCGCGATCGGTGTGTTTAGGGCCAGCGGCGCGCTGGAGCTGGTCAATGATCTGGTGCGCTATTTGGTTCGAATGATGGCGCTGGACGACCGTTTCGTCGACGCGCTGCCGACTGCGCTGATCAAACCGTTCAGCGGCAGCGGCGCCCGGGCGATGATGATCGACACGATGAAAACCCTCGGCGCCGATTCCTTTGCCGGCCGTCTGGTCTGCATCGTCCAGGGCAGCACCGAGACCACGTTTTACGTATTGGCCGTTTACTTCGGAGCGGTCGGCATCAAAAATATCCGCCACGCGGCAGGGTGTGGGATAATAGCCGATTTGGCGGGCGTTATCGCCTCCATTTATATTACCTACTGGTTTTTCGGTTAA
- the mtaB gene encoding tRNA (N(6)-L-threonylcarbamoyladenosine(37)-C(2))-methylthiotransferase MtaB → MLVHLKTLGCRLNEAELETWAQAFQKAGHRITREAESANLVVINSCAVTQDAARKSRNLIRRIHRDNPRAKLVVSGCYATLNRDEAAALMGVDLVVGNRDKDQLVEQALAELDVTTMPAMSTEPGEISLFTRGRQRAFVKVQDGCRYRCTFCIVTVARGEEVSRPIADVIGEINSLHRQGIDEVVLTGVHLGGYGSDSGQNLVELIKAVLAETPIARLRLGSLEPWELSDEFFELFDNPRLMPHLHLPLQSGSDSVLRRMARRCKTAEFARIVERLRARMPYFNVTTDVIVGFPGETEQEWRESVDFIGRTGFGHVHIFTYSRREGTKAASLPDQLPDSVKKERSRELHRLAEEMKLKFLTDNLSREFPVLWEGYSEPLSENQKRVYGYTPNYIRVGCVIGREESLENRILQAELKTIGDNYVLTEI, encoded by the coding sequence ATGTTGGTTCATCTTAAAACACTCGGTTGCCGTCTGAACGAAGCCGAACTCGAAACCTGGGCTCAGGCTTTTCAAAAGGCCGGTCATCGGATCACCCGCGAGGCGGAGTCCGCCAACCTGGTCGTGATCAATTCTTGCGCCGTGACTCAGGATGCGGCAAGAAAATCGCGCAATCTGATCCGCCGCATCCACCGGGACAATCCCAGGGCCAAACTGGTCGTCAGCGGCTGCTATGCAACCTTGAACCGGGACGAAGCGGCCGCGTTGATGGGCGTCGATCTGGTGGTCGGCAACCGGGACAAGGATCAATTGGTGGAACAGGCTCTGGCCGAACTCGACGTGACCACGATGCCGGCGATGTCGACCGAGCCGGGCGAGATTTCATTGTTCACCCGAGGCCGCCAGCGCGCCTTCGTCAAGGTTCAGGACGGCTGCCGCTATCGGTGTACTTTCTGCATCGTCACCGTTGCCCGCGGTGAGGAAGTAAGCCGTCCGATCGCCGACGTGATCGGCGAAATCAATTCGTTGCATCGGCAGGGCATCGACGAAGTGGTTCTGACCGGCGTTCATCTGGGCGGCTACGGCAGCGATTCGGGGCAAAATCTCGTCGAGCTGATCAAAGCCGTGCTCGCCGAGACGCCGATTGCAAGGCTGCGCCTGGGCTCTCTGGAACCGTGGGAGTTGTCGGACGAGTTTTTCGAGCTGTTCGACAATCCGCGTCTGATGCCGCATCTGCATCTGCCGTTGCAGAGCGGTTCGGACAGCGTGCTGCGGCGCATGGCCAGGCGCTGCAAGACGGCGGAATTCGCCCGGATCGTCGAGCGCTTGCGCGCCAGGATGCCGTATTTCAACGTCACCACCGACGTCATCGTCGGCTTTCCCGGCGAAACCGAACAGGAGTGGCGGGAAAGCGTTGATTTCATCGGACGGACCGGATTCGGCCATGTCCATATCTTTACTTATTCCCGGCGCGAAGGCACCAAAGCGGCATCCTTGCCCGATCAACTGCCCGACAGCGTCAAGAAGGAACGCAGCCGAGAACTGCATCGACTGGCCGAAGAAATGAAGCTGAAGTTCCTGACCGACAATCTCAGCCGGGAGTTTCCGGTGCTGTGGGAGGGTTATTCCGAACCGCTCTCCGAAAACCAAAAACGAGTTTATGGTTACACGCCCAATTACATTCGGGTAGGCTGCGTGATCGGCCGCGAAGAATCGCTCGAAAACCGGATCCTCCAGGCCGAATTGAAAACGATCGGCGACAATTATGTTTTGACAGAGATTTAA
- a CDS encoding Crp/Fnr family transcriptional regulator, producing MPLPDAAFPTDWLAEENLAEWRRHCPSARILHLPDKALLYRQGEECPYVFMLGRGIVKISCLTEQGNEWTVALLRSGDILGRLQGQTIEKTMPETARTLGEAAVVRLDLDEFVRLMSEQTRLLWQVVGTQYARRRQAERKLIDMLAKPVEIRVLEMLKELAEWFGKRCTHGYALEIRLTQQELADLVGASRPVVSTVMNDLRSRSLLDYTRELICVKDDLFDYPDKPAPLFSG from the coding sequence ATGCCATTACCCGACGCTGCCTTCCCCACCGACTGGCTCGCCGAAGAAAATCTGGCCGAATGGCGCCGACATTGCCCTTCCGCCCGAATTCTTCACCTTCCCGACAAAGCCTTGCTCTACCGCCAGGGAGAAGAATGCCCTTATGTGTTCATGCTCGGCCGGGGCATCGTCAAGATTTCCTGCCTGACCGAACAAGGCAACGAATGGACCGTGGCGCTGCTCCGGAGCGGCGACATCCTCGGCCGTCTTCAAGGTCAAACCATTGAAAAAACGATGCCGGAAACGGCGCGGACGCTCGGCGAAGCCGCCGTCGTGCGCCTGGATCTTGACGAGTTTGTCCGGTTGATGAGCGAGCAAACGAGACTGCTGTGGCAGGTGGTCGGGACGCAATACGCCAGAAGGCGGCAGGCCGAGCGCAAACTGATCGACATGCTGGCCAAGCCGGTGGAAATTCGAGTTCTGGAGATGTTGAAAGAACTCGCCGAATGGTTCGGCAAGCGATGCACGCACGGCTATGCGCTGGAAATCCGTCTGACCCAGCAGGAACTGGCGGACCTGGTCGGCGCCAGCCGGCCGGTGGTCAGCACCGTCATGAACGACCTGCGCAGCCGAAGCCTTCTGGATTACACACGGGAGCTCATTTGTGTCAAGGACGATCTGTTCGACTATCCGGACAAGCCGGCGCCGTTGTTCTCCGGCTAA
- a CDS encoding SPW repeat domain-containing protein, with translation MNFLSNIAHGYLDYVTVVIFLLAPSLFGLSGLPAMIAYGLAAVHLLLTLATDFPNGMVKIIPFHLHGWVERLVGPLLVVLPFILGFSNDAAARNFYIGIGIVIIAVGIGTDYKAHGKETEREGTAAST, from the coding sequence ATGAATTTTTTATCCAACATCGCGCACGGCTATCTGGATTATGTCACGGTCGTCATCTTTTTACTGGCGCCAAGCCTCTTCGGCTTGAGCGGCCTGCCGGCGATGATCGCTTACGGCCTGGCCGCCGTCCATCTGCTGTTGACGCTGGCCACCGACTTTCCCAACGGCATGGTCAAGATCATTCCTTTTCATCTGCACGGCTGGGTGGAGCGACTGGTCGGTCCCTTGCTGGTCGTTCTGCCGTTCATTCTCGGTTTTTCAAACGATGCAGCAGCCCGCAACTTTTACATCGGAATCGGTATCGTCATTATCGCCGTCGGAATCGGCACCGATTACAAAGCACACGGTAAAGAGACCGAGCGGGAAGGCACCGCCGCGTCCACCTGA
- the cysM gene encoding cysteine synthase CysM, with amino-acid sequence MTFSTIESFVGNTPLVRLQRLPGATGNTILAKLEGNNPAGSVKDRPALSMIKHAEARGEIKPGDRLIEATSGNTGIALAMVAAIKGYKMTLIMPDNMSEERRASMKAYGAEIILTPAAGSMEAAIDLARAMEAEGKGRILDQFANPDNPRAHYEGTGPEIWRDTQGTVTHFVSSMGTTGTIMGTSKFLKEQNEAIQIVGVQPEGESKIPGIRRWPKEYLPKIYQAERVDRIIEVDQASAENTMRALAAKEGIFAGVSSGGAVHAALQLSRQVENAVIVAIICDRGDRYLSTGVFPG; translated from the coding sequence ATGACTTTTTCTACGATTGAATCTTTTGTCGGCAATACGCCTTTAGTCAGGCTTCAGCGCTTGCCCGGAGCAACCGGCAATACCATTCTGGCCAAACTGGAAGGCAATAATCCGGCGGGCTCGGTCAAGGACCGGCCGGCGCTGAGCATGATCAAACACGCCGAGGCCCGGGGCGAGATCAAGCCCGGAGACCGTCTGATCGAAGCCACCAGCGGCAATACCGGCATCGCTCTGGCGATGGTGGCGGCGATCAAGGGCTACAAGATGACTCTGATCATGCCCGACAACATGAGCGAAGAACGCCGCGCCTCGATGAAAGCCTACGGCGCCGAAATCATCCTGACCCCGGCGGCCGGCAGCATGGAAGCGGCCATCGATCTGGCGCGGGCGATGGAGGCCGAGGGCAAGGGACGGATTCTGGACCAGTTCGCCAATCCCGACAATCCCAGAGCCCATTACGAAGGCACCGGTCCCGAGATCTGGCGGGATACCCAGGGCACCGTTACCCATTTCGTCAGTTCGATGGGAACGACCGGGACGATCATGGGCACGTCGAAATTCTTGAAGGAGCAAAACGAGGCGATTCAGATCGTCGGCGTGCAGCCGGAAGGCGAATCCAAGATTCCCGGCATCCGGCGCTGGCCAAAGGAATATCTGCCGAAAATCTATCAGGCCGAACGGGTGGACCGCATCATCGAGGTGGACCAGGCGTCCGCGGAAAATACGATGCGAGCCCTGGCCGCGAAAGAAGGAATTTTCGCCGGCGTGTCGTCGGGCGGCGCGGTTCATGCCGCGCTACAGTTGTCGCGTCAGGTTGAAAACGCCGTGATTGTGGCGATCATTTGCGACCGGGGAGACCGGTATCTGTCGACCGGGGTGTTTCCGGGATAA